Proteins co-encoded in one Brassica oleracea var. oleracea cultivar TO1000 chromosome C4, BOL, whole genome shotgun sequence genomic window:
- the LOC106338635 gene encoding uncharacterized protein LOC106338635: MYNISVNYRFFKEKLDKLKRKYKKYKHLMKNSTGISVDPTTSVISASDSWWKEREVDRIVKSFKRKPPELWEVMQRCFVLYDVQSQSQYSLHQRREELLNDGQNNDETETYGGDMQDTQVQETQESKEVYRVNIDDEMRHSNQFTRENLRQNSSPAADHFQIPTSRVQQRSGLRRGSSSQRGAGTSRITARSGSQGSRRKQSFETTLTDTMTGYREFQRQSLQQLRPNSFDEDDYNEFDNAVKIFESMDLPNDTNFYWACIHAFKEERFWRKYFIDRAERTTEDKLKFLQALSGYTPDSEFVGKRLESGQKFGSPTCGQWNSGFQQWGTPPSAPQWGTPPNAPQWSSPSNAPQWGTPPNAPQWDTPPNVPQWGTQPFPQWGAPQNSQQWGSSTSTQQWGPTSAVPQWGSSPTTHQWGSSQDAPQYIPPRNVQHGFSLETEVQTTTREKEVPVSENVIRGVSPEFTNYASTSKASRPRRRGGLFNIWGTERGLNLNETQESDSTSDN, translated from the exons ATGTATAATATCAGCGTAAACTACCGGTTCTTCAAAGAAAAACTTGATAAGCTGAAAAGAAAATACAAAAAGTACAAGCATCTAATGAAAAATTCTACAGGTATTTCGGTTGATCCTACGACATCTGTGATATCTGCGTCTGATTCATGGTGGAAAGAACGTGAA GTAGATAGGATTGTAAAATCATTTAAGCGAAAACCACCGGAGCTTTGGGAAGTGATGCAACGATGTTTCGTATTATACGACGTCCAATCACAATCTCAATACTCCTTGCACCAAAGAAGAGAAGAGTTGCTGAATGATGGTCAAAATAATGATGAAACTGAAACATATGGCGGTGATATGCAAGACACTCAGGTCCAGGAGACACAAGAAAGCAAAGAAGTCTATCGCGTTAATATTGATGATGAAATGCGTCATTCAAATCAGTTCACCCGTGAGAATTTGCGTCAGAATTCTTCACCAGCTGCTGATCATTTTCAGATTCCTACTTCTAGAGTTCAACAACGAAGTGGACTAAGGCGTGGAAGTAGTTCACAAAGAGGTGCAGGAACCTCCCGGATCACTGCCAGGAGTGGATCCCAAGGAAGTCGTAGAAAACAATCATTCGAGACAACTCTGACAGATACGATGACGGGTTATAGAGAGTTTCAGCGCCAAAGTTTGCAACAACTACGTCCAAATTCTTTTGATGAAGATGATTACAATGAATTCGATAATGCGGTGAAGATATTCGAATCAATGGATCTTCCAAATGACACCAATTTCTATTGGGCGTGCATTCATGCATTTAAAGAAGAAAGATTTTGGCGTAAGTACTTTATTGACAGAGCCGAAAGAACCACAGAAGATAAGTTGAAGTTTTTACAAGCTCTTAGTGGATATACACCGGACAGCGAATTCGTGGGAAAGCGGTTAGAATCTGGACAAAAGTTTGGTAGTCCAACTTGTGGGCAATGGAATTCTGGTTTTCAACAATGGGGAACACCTCCAAGTGCCCCGCAATGGGGAACACCACCAAATGCGCCGCAATGGAGTTCACCTTCAAATGCTCCGCAGTGGGGTACACCGCCAAATGCTCCACAATGGGATACACCGCCAAATGTTCCGCAGTGGGGTACACAACCTTTTCCACAATGGGGTGCGCCTCAAAATTCTCAACAATGGGGTTCATCAACAAGTACTCAACAATGGGGTCCTACATCTGCTGTTCCTCAATGGGGATCATCACCGACCACTCATCAATGGGGATCATCACAAGATGCTCCACAATATATTCCTCCGAGAAATGTTCAACATGGATTTTCCCTAGAAACAGAAGTACAAACTACAACACGTGAAAAGGAAGTTCCTGTTTCCGAGAATGTTATCAGAGGAGTTTCACCGGAATTCACGAACTATGCTTCTACAAGTAAAGCATCACGTCCACGAAGACGAGGAGGATTATTCAATATCTGGGGAACTGAACGAGGACTAAATCTAAATGAAACACAAGAAAGTGATTCCACATCGGATAACTAG
- the LOC106337186 gene encoding uncharacterized protein LOC106337186, which translates to MEPETITTEMNVANIGVFWNMDDNPIPDGLDPTTVKEYIKGAFEDMGYLGRLIKVRGYCEDRSELVSYCDAAGIFLQNRVSKVGYTEVDHMLVDILTWGLYNQAPSNSMIITKNVSEETELFGVLEDLKLLNYNILVSSLGEVATADLVCLSTHLFGGGKPVDQSISSHGVSNKLAHVANTGVFWNLDDCEIPDDIDIYQNVKSALANQGCHGQMSIWAYCEEDKEPLPGITLVSAGDETARFKKMLRDILFWALQNPVPCPITTVPSLMVISNMSRNIKFAYVLQLLASREYNVLLTVPDEKEYICSVWLYPFLIQSLANFPICKKSDKSLHDIKTGIFWNITGCTFPNDIHLDELNENIKSAIKNQGHHGEVSIKAYWEGSSGLYHWLHGPSPYKKECRKMKIHL; encoded by the exons ATGGAACCGGAAACGATCACTACAGAAATGAACG TGGCTAATATCGGAGTCTTCTGGAACATGGATGACAATCCCATCCCTGACGGTCTCGATCCTACTACTGTTAAGGAGTACATCAAAGGGGCTTTTGAAGATATGGGCTATCTTGGTAGACTTATTAAAGTTAGGGGGTATTGCGAGGATAGGTCTGAACTTGTTTCTTACTGTGATGCTGCCGGAATCTTTTTACAAAACCGAG TGTCCAAAGTTGGATATACTGAAGTTGACCATATGTTGGTGGACATTCTTACGTGGGGACTGTACAATCAGGCACCCTCAAACTCGATGATAATCACAAAAAACGTCTCAGAAGAAACGGAGCTATTTGGTGTACTTGAAGATTTGAAATTGTTGAATTACAATATTCTTGTTTCATCTCTTGGGGAAGTCGCAACAGCAGACTTAGTTTGTTTGTCCACACACCTATTTGGTGGAGGAAAGCCTGTCGACCAAAGCATAAGTTCACATGGTGTCTCCAATAAGCTGGCACATG TGGCGAACACAGGCGTCTTCTGGAACTTGGATGACTGTGAAATCCCTGATGATATTGATATCTATCAGAATGTCAAATCCGCTCTTGCAAATCAAGGTTGCCATGGTCAAATGTCAATCTGGGCTTATTGTGAGGAGGACAAGGAGCCCCTCCCTGGTATCACCCTTGTATCCGCAG GCGATGAAACTGCGAGATTCAAGAAAATGCTTAGGGACATTCTTTTTTGGGCGTTGCAAAATCCTGTCCCCTGTCCGATAACAACAGTACCCAGCTTGATGGTGATCTCAAACATGTCAAGGAACATTAAATTTGCCTATGTTCTTCAACTATTGGCTTCGAGAGAGTACAATGTACTCCTTACTGTTCCTGATGAGAAAGAATATATATGCTCCGTATGGCTCTATCCATTCCTAATACAAAGCCTAGCAAATTTTCCCATTTGTAAAAAATCGGACAAGAGCTTGCATG ATATCAAAACAGGCATCTTTTGGAACATTACGGGCTGCACATTCCCCAATGATATTCATCTCGATGAACTGAATGAGAATATCAAATCAGCTATTAAAAATCAGGGTCATCATGGTGAAGTGTCAATCAAAGCTTATTGGGAGGGGAGTAGTGGCTTATACCATTGGCTCCACGGACCATCACCTTACAAGAAAGAG TGTCGAAAGATGAAGATCCATCTGTGA